One genomic region from Homalodisca vitripennis isolate AUS2020 chromosome 6, UT_GWSS_2.1, whole genome shotgun sequence encodes:
- the LOC124365013 gene encoding run domain Beclin-1-interacting and cysteine-rich domain-containing protein isoform X3 has product MVLQIYVGLDIASFLFSDKENFLHNEFLSKWKAHRRCSSFPDAMQRLPKPRIKLTPPPDTELAAISSPIYNSPGTAVTAESTLSATNTPLPLLRTWRSLPSLLDNVTTADSSRPQPPKSAPLSRRPCTLPSSPAIHPVQSQPNMREQKAISPAMLKIDYKQLQKDTHVTKGILKNKNNKTGGANELIVLKDVSKTEPIMINSKRHQRNDLNVSTTSSNGSSDVLESKRLSRRVHEISNSIYEETDSSYLDTSSLRSFQRRVRLKSSGVKCGIKNARKKSFMESGGKSVQPMSTGFFPRPTQGQSLASFLSSGQFAGATAELDRENAHFAISEAMIAAIEQVKFNMWTKATEDTIEESDEEINRLKQRIRLRRRQKQEEKRHSILQLSLLSDGVTDTTTTESVSPLSSSPGGSSGSISTEGVDDLEIDDNNSSNLTRLSQSGLSLSLASLFSEAELSRPPGGSGGAGGGTDLVMSAEGVALALLRRFSDKQLPRASEIQWLVSEQEACGQRLLPLPSSWPVSPDEAEDQDMRQATSLRGTVEWAPPRPQIIFTPHPAPDRRKLMSKQNYRCAGCGMQVAQQYANKFRYCEYLGRYFCTGCHTNQLAIIPGRVIQKWDFTRCAVSIFCYRLLDQMASDPLFNINDLNANLYHKIKVLDKTRVYRLQLHYLKDFLTTCRFAIEQETGLQEFLKTTPPYFLAEPHVYSLQDLVQVKMGELSEKLKDLVQAALAHVKDCVLCQGRGFMCEECKKSEVIFPWQLTKVHRCPNCGNCFHLSCYTPKTQCGRCSRLHTRRKNSIMTVD; this is encoded by the exons TTCCTGTCCAAGTGGAAGGCTCACAGACGCTGCTCGTCATTTCCGGATGCGATGCAAAGGCTGCCCAAGCCACGCATAAAATTAACTCCTCCACCAGACACCGAGTTGGCAGCTATCTCATCCCCCATCTATAATTCCCCTGGAACCGCTGTTACTGCTGAGTCGACCCTCTCTGCCACCAACACACCCTTACCATTGCTTCGCACTTGGCGAAGTCTACCTTCTCTACTGGACAACGTTACTACTGCCGACAGCAGCAGGCCCCAGCCACCAAAAAGTGCTCCACTCTCCAGAAGACCTTGTACTCTCCCCTCATCACCGGCCATTCATCCTGTCCAGTCCCAGCCCAACATGAGAGAGCAGAAGGCCATTTCACCAGCCATGCTCAAAATAGACTACAAACAGTTACAAAAGGACACACATGTTACGAAAGGCATCCTGaagaacaaaaacaacaaaaccgGTGGTGCAAATGAACTTATTGTTTTGAAAGATGTTTCAAAAACAGAACCGATCATGATCAACAGTAAAAGGCATCAGAGAAATGATCTTAATGTTTCTACCACGAGTAGTAATGGAAGCTCGGATGTGTTGGAGAGCAAGAGACTATCGAGAAGAGTGCACGAGATATCGAACAGTATATATGAAGAAACTGACAGTTCTTACCTGGACACTTCCTCGCTGAGGAGTTTTCAGCGGAGAGTGAGACTGAAGTCGAGCGGGGTAAAGTGTGGCATCAAGAATGCCAGGAAGAAGAGTTTCATGGAATCTGGTGGGAAGAGTGTTCAGCCAATGTCCACTGGATTCTTCCCACGGCCGACGCAAGGTCAGAGCTTGGCCAGCTTCCTGTCGTCCGGGCAGTTCGCCGGAGCCACCGCTGAGCTTGACAGAGAGAATGCTCACTTCGCCATATCTGAAGCCATGATAGCAGCTATTGAACAG GTTAAATTCAACATGTGGACGAAGGCTACAGAAGATACAATAGAAGAGAGTGACGAGGAGATCAACCGGCTGAAGCAGAGGATACGATTGAGGAGGCGACAAAAACAAGAGGAGAAACGACACTCTATCTTGCAGCTTTCCTTGCTGAGCGATGGCGTAACAGACA CCACAACGACTGAGAGTGTGTCACCTCTGTCCTCTTCCCCAGGAGGCTCTTCTGGAAGCATCTCTACGGAAGGTGTGGATGATCTGGAGATAGACGATAACAACTCATCAAACCTCACCAGGCTGTCTCAGTCAG GCCTGTCACTGTCACTGGCTTCACTGTTCTCGGAGGCAGAACTGAGCCGCCCCCCAGGTGGCAGTGGGGGTGCAGGTGGGGGGACGGACCTGGTAATGTCGGCGGAGGGAGTGGCACTAGCATTGCTGCGGCGGTTCAGTGACAAACAGCTGCCTCGGGCCTCCGAAATCCAGTGGCTTGTGTCAGAACAGGAGGCTTGTGGCCAGAGG TTGCTGCCGCTGCCCAGCAGTTGGCCCGTAAGCCCAGATGAGGCTGAAGACCAGGATATGAGACAGGCTACCTCCCTGCGAGGCACTGTGGAGTGGGCGCCTCCCCGACCACAGATCATCTTCACCCCACACCCTGCTCCTGA cCGCCGCAAACTGATGTCCAAGCAGAACTACCGCTGCGCAGGCTGTGGCATGCAGGTGGCTCAGCAGTATGCCAACAAGTTCCGCTATTGCGAATATCTCGGCCGCTACTTCTGCACAGGCTGCCATACCAACCAGCTGGCCATTATCCCAGGTCGTGTCATCCAAAAGTGGGATTTCACCAG atgtGCAGTTTCTATTTTCTGTTACCGGTTACTAGACCAAATGGCCAGTGATCCTCTTTTTAACATCAATGACCTAAACGCCAATCTCTATCACAAGATAAAGGTCCTGGACAAGACCAGAGTGTACCGCCTTCAGCTCCACTATCTCAAGGATTTTCTTACTACTTGCAGATTTGCTATCGA gCAAGAAACAGGTTTGCAGGAGTTCTTAAAGACCACCCCACCTTATTTCCTGGCAGAACCTCACGTGTACTCGTTGCAGGACCTTGTTCAGGTAAAGATGGGAGAGCTGAGCGAGAAACTCAAGGATCTGGTCCAGGCTGCCCTAGCCCACGTCAAGGACTGTGTG CTATGTCAGGGGCGTGGATTCATGTGTGAGGAGTGCAAGAAGTCCGAGGTGATCTTCCCTTGGCAACTGACCAAAGTCCACCGATGTCCAAACTGCGGAAACTGCTTCCACCTGAGCTGCTATACACCAAAGACGCAGTGTGGCCGTTGTAGCCGACTGCACACAAGGCGCAAGAACTCCATAATGACCGTTGATTGA